The following proteins are co-located in the Leptodactylus fuscus isolate aLepFus1 chromosome 8, aLepFus1.hap2, whole genome shotgun sequence genome:
- the LOC142217258 gene encoding uncharacterized protein LOC142217258 yields the protein MAVQLFNKTSFSATYQKGMIPAANEIVQLILSYVEKKTNGRALEMAVDVGCGTGRYTIPLASHFKKVLGTDISVSQINVAKEDSTPKNVFYLVAPAEKLPLRDASVDLVTAGLAAHWFNFDKFASEAIRVLKTNGCLAVHAYHPDMDIEYNDLSHELNVVLSEVWDTLYQYDDEKVTENMLSQYQQIFQAVLLKDKEWITNVPVTIQMSVSDLMWYIRSIYMSEAFMEKNIIKAEEFFIKTEKKYSINDTRLLNLPS from the exons ATGGCAGTTCAACTGTTCAACAAGACATCATTTTCAGCAACATATCAGAAGGGTATGATTCCAGCCGCCAATGAAATTGTTCAATTGATTTTGTCCTACGTAGAAAAGAAA ACAAATGGACGGGCTCTTGAAATGGCGGTGGATGTTGGCTGTGGGACTGGACGTTACACTATCCCTCTTGCTTCTCACTTCAAGAAGGTCCTAGGAACAGACATCAGTGTATCCCAAATAAATGTGGCTAAGGAAGACAGTACACCAAAGAACGTGTTTTATTT ggTGGCCCCAGCTGAGAAGTTGCCCCTGAGAGATGCgtctgtggacttggtgactgcgGGTCTTGCTGCTCACTGGTTCAATTTTGACAAATTTGCCAGTGAAGCAATTCGAGTACTGAAGACAAACGGATGCTTGGCTGTGCATGCTTATCATCCGGACATGGATATTGAATACAATGACTTGTCACATGAACTTAATGTAGTACTGTCAGAG GTATgggatacattgtatcaatatgATGATGAAAAGGTTACAGAGAacatgcttagtcaataccaACAGATATTCCAGGCTGTGCTGCTGAAAGACAAGGAGTG gataactaatgtaccGGTGACAATTCAGATGTCAGTTTCAGACCTAATGTGGTATATCCGTTCAATCTATATGTCTGAGGCATTCATGGAGAAGAATATTATAAAAGCAGAAGAGTTTTTCATTAAGACGGAGAAAAAGTACAGTATAAATGATACTAGATTACTGAATTTACCTTCATGA